A genomic segment from Triticum dicoccoides isolate Atlit2015 ecotype Zavitan chromosome 1A, WEW_v2.0, whole genome shotgun sequence encodes:
- the LOC119356355 gene encoding phospholipase A1-II 7-like has protein sequence MGSCREKSIFFVPQLFTESKFGPSTLKPDNTHLQLLKPDKTRSRVVGRKIYSYLLSVYTSSDLSDEDSKFNQQSARDQVTEEVRRLMEAHKEEVTSITVTGHSLGASLATLNAVDMVSHGVNVPPSSAQQQPPCPVTAILFASPHVGNDSFKSAFASFPDLRALHMRNAGDVVPLYPPIGYVDAATAVLLVDTGRSPYLKQPGTVQTRHNLECYLHGVAGFQGAGGGFKLEVDRDVALVNKGVDALKDKYPVPPNWHVINNKSMVRDSDGHWKLRDFEET, from the exons ATGGGTTCCTGTCGggagaaaagtatatttttcgtccctcaactttTCACGGAGTCTAAATTTGGTCCCTCAACTTTAAAACCGGACAACACGCACCTTCAACTATTGAAACCAGACAAG ACTCGATCAAGAGTTGTGGGACGAAAAATATACTCTTATCTCCTGTCGGTGTACACGTCCAGCGACTTGAGCGACGAGGACTCCAAGTTCAACCAGCAGAGCGCCAGAGATCAG GTCACGGAGGAGGTGAGGAGGCTGATGGAGGCGCACAAGGAGGAGGTGACCAGCATTA CCGTCACGGGCCACAGCCTTGGCGCGTCGCTGGCGACCCTCAACGCAGTCGACATGGTCTCCCACGGCGTGAACGTGCCGCCCTCCTCGGCACAGCAGCAGCCTCCGTGCCCAGTGACGGCGATCCTCTTCGCGAGCCCGCACGTAGGCAACGACAGCTTCAAGTCGGCCTTCGCTTCGTTCCCAGACCTCCGTGCGCTTCATATGAGGAACGCCGGCGACGTGGTGCCCCTATACCCGCCGATCGGGTACGTGGATGCGGCGACGGCGGTGCTGCTCGTGGACACTGGCCGGTCGCCATACCTGAAGCAGCCGGGCACTGTGCAGACGCGCCACAACCTCGAGTGCTACCTGCACGGCGTGGCCGGGTTCCAGGGTGCCGGCGGAGGGTTCAAACTTGAGGTGGACCGCGACGTGGCCCTGGTGAACAAGGGTGTTGACGCGCTCAAGGATAAGTATCCAGTGCCGCCCAACTGGCATGTTATCAACAACAAGTCCATGGTGAGGGACTCCGATGGTCACTGGAAGCTCAGAGACTTCGAGGAGACCTGA